A genomic stretch from Caloenas nicobarica isolate bCalNic1 chromosome 3, bCalNic1.hap1, whole genome shotgun sequence includes:
- the LOC135986698 gene encoding cullin-9-like isoform X4, translating into MVNERHNGNLLVHLGPKLQAYPQELLRQRRGHDGQPEYLIQWSVVSLEERAVGGDGASCADTKPEDISMWMSAEEVCASCPTLLGKRKLEGQWVKEEKAASPFAADVPLDEASLLEMKADVRSLVRRAGRQMGESGAPESFILNTIHILSAYASIGSLAGAFKETGALDLLMKMLCHKEKQIRHSAGKMLRALASHDAGSWAYVLLSLSQQDGIEQHMDFDSRYTLLELFAETTSSEEHHMSFEGIHIPQIPGKLLFVLVKRYLCVTSLLDKLSGDVEQGGQQQDCTVPSLLPEERSRVKQEFEFSMAMANLILELAHVMGWDHSHKPEPLPGQELQPRTTRSIFQHGATSCTTAQAAFTPSPKEPLSIFKTRSAFPSRSSYVEYMQATLVRGMRVRMLEDYEQVSAGDEGDFRQSNDGMPPVQVHWQALGCTYWVHWHMVEIIGPVGQEEHEGQEKMSALTHNYKLAGVAQPFFCKPFGGLYSLPYLGEQPSKASEALSRAEWWELLFFVKKLEAQGQKEITCLIQQDQEEQLSKVDEEALIQLSVPADLAQKVLQVLEKRCQGSTQRNLRGSHIYAKYFLGRRAEQEGRVSTAVSLEGAGCRSNGPETTVAKAAKEELSTSTVPPQALTAVAKSDSQLFSELLEREGLFFPEVPEEQIRVLGSSDEASERGSLAKMAAVVDVIQSSSSELGLCLAGLKHIMKILEEEPEPELRVGKVQAGLGTRSVGEKLVKVVVELLSTEVAEKALVVVTLRLLAMLMVKYDWRVAFATEGGVCAVLASMQQHASSALVQQAGLAALKVLVGAVAGEPGGASGKILPLNQADAQMMREIFASIGSASSEGSASLLSAIPAAVSTMQRVPGGSSGVQNGLLVVNMLIDGHRGLAEQLLSCDLHTVLQSCWWDRQSTGCPQAMLALSAINRLAEHRLPLRLEMAGREVPLGLGDVQTLLGSLGDNSTLSKEVVVVLERQLCAEGPVPSGEAAQLLQDHGCFRLLLRSLKLLGTEKAMSLSILRILNKFLEGYQEDVLPWHECVEPCLFSLSAHSSDGEVVQEVVGFLHRLASASKDCAVVMCRAGSREALAKALDKHRTAPSQAPALLDLVTDCEKYSSLCRKLTTSILAGCIQLVLGQIEEHRRSQQPISIPFFDVFLRNLCRGSSVEVKEDKCWEKVQVSSNPHRASKLTDRNPKTYWESNGSTGSHFITVHMQCGVLVREMSMLVASEDSSYMPARVVVLGGDSPTTIRTELNAVTILPSDSRVVLLENMTRFWPVIQIRVKRCQQGGIDTRVRGIEVLGPKPTFWPVFREQLCWRTFLSYTVQAHAWCQEICQDRGRLLQLFGRLNQALRHEQGFADRFLPDDEAAQALGRTCWEALVSPLVQSITSPDPDGISALAWLLREYLESVELPRRATSRSAVFGSRVRRLTQLLVHVDPSSTEPEEARAAGGQERKNKEVPARAAKAAVEGSSSLWGISQCWRGVVQQQVQGFLEVAGEAPDFVERYCGLYQRLRGATEELFGQQAAFMLALGQGFGGALLQLSFLATLHVSEQFARYLDRQIQELQGAAGSVGPMQQLQQILEPFVVFSGLELAHTFEHFYRHYLGDRLLAQGSSWLEGAVMEQIGLCFPSRFPQEMLRNLAESEELQQQFYLFRLQEQDKWLLELDTGLDEVLGTASVADVPEVKVLALSPRCWPVSPFCYMDEPGRFFSAALRSPLDEFAAFCRQSQSQLGWERSKPRRLQWTWLGHAELQFGDCVLHVSTLQMYILLCFNSAEEVAVEALLQATGLPAELLHHALTPLTHSEGVLVRSCTPGGVLQLNQAALACASGCHLRLLPQQRYLWAEKADVSTLERKRNVLCCLITRILKVEKQLHIDNLVFRVIDACQKGQLCSGLQFLSFFCHSVDVLSCVLHLLNQGYLRRQEERPHVLEYVSAEPTTPPTSQVQPQVAFQTVEIKTAASPASAERRQTFSTFR; encoded by the exons ATGGTGAATGAGAGGCACAATGGCAACCTGCTTGTGCACCTGGGACCCAAACTGCAGGCCTACCCACAGGAGCTGctccggcagcggcggggccaTGACGGCCAGCCCGAGTACCTGATCCAGTGGAGTGTTGTCAGCTTGGAAGAGAGAGCAGTGGGAGGCGACGGTGCCTCCTGTGCAGACACCAAGCCAGAGGACATCTCCATGTGGATGTCTGCAGAAGAGGTCTGTGCCAGCTGCCCGACGCTGCTGGGCAAGAGGAAGCTGGAAGGGCAGTgggtgaaagaggagaaggcAGCCAGCCCATTTGCTGCAGATGTCCCACTGGATGAAGCCTCGTTGCTGGAGATGAAGGCTGATGTCAGGAGCCTGGTGCGGCGAGCCGGGCGGCAGATGGGCGAGAGCGGGGCCCCCGAGTCCTTCATCCTCAACACCATCCACATCCTGAGCGCGTATGCCAGCATTGGCTCGCTGGCGGGTGCCTTCAAGGAGACGGGAGCCCTGGACTTGCTGATGAAGATGCTGTGCCACAAGGAGAAGCAAATCCGCCACAGTGCCGGCAAGATGCTGAGGGCCCTGGCTTCGCATGATGCAG GAAGCTGGGCCTATGTCTTGCTGTCCCTGAGCCAGCAGGATGGCATTGAGCAGCACATGGACTTCGACAGTCGCTACACCTTGCTGGAGCTGTTTGCTGAGACAACATCTTCTGAAGAACACCACATGTCCTTTGAGGGGATTCACATTCCCCAG ATCcctgggaagctgctgtttgTCCTGGTGAAACGCTACCTGTGTGTCACTTCTCTCCTGGACAAGCTCAGCGGTGATGtggagcagggagggcagcagcaggactgcaCTGTGCCCAGCCTGCTCCCTGAGGAGAGGAGCCGAGTAAAGCAGGAGTTTGAGTTCAGCATGGCCATGGCAAACCTCATCTTGGAGCTGGCGCACGTGATGGGCTGGGACCACAGCCACAAGCCAGAGCCGCTACCtggacaggagctgcagcctcGCACCACCCGTTCCATCTTCCAGCATGGGGCCACATCCTGCACCACTGCTCAAGCAGCCTTCACTCCCTCACCAAAAGAGCCCCTCAGCATCTTCAAGACACGCTCAGCCTTCCCAAGCCGCAGCAGCTATGTGGAATACATGCAGGCAACACTGGTGCGTGGCATGCGGGTGCGGATGCTGGAGGACTATGAGCAGGTCAGCGCAGGTGACGAGGGTGACTTTCGCCAAAGCAACGACGGCATGCCACCAGTGCAG gtGCACTGGCAAGCCCTGGGCTGTACGTACTGGGTTCACTGGCACATGGTGGAGATCATTGGCCCTGTGGGACAAGAGGAGCATGAGGGCCAGGAAAAGATGTCTGCCCTGACACACAACTACAAGCTGGCAGGAG tTGCACAGCCATTTTTCTGCAAGCCCTTTGGGGGGCTGTACTCCCTGCCATACCTGGGGGAGCAGCCGTCCAAGGCTTCAGAGGCCCTGAGCCGTGCCGAGTGGTGGGAGCTGCTCTTCTTCGTGAAGAAGCTGGAAGCACAAGGGCAGAAGGAGATCACCTGTCTCATCCAGCAGGACCAGGAGGAGCAG CTGTCAAAGGTGGATGAAGAAGCCCTGATCCAGCTATCGGTACCTGCGGATCTGGCCCAGAAGGTGCTGCAGGTCTTGGAGAAGCGGTGCCAGGGCAGCACCCAGCGTAACCTGCGTGGATCCCACATCTACGCCAAATACTTCCTTGGTAGGAGAGCTGAGCAGGAAGGCAGGGTGAGCACTGCAGTGTCCTTGGAgggtgctggctgcaggagcaATGGCCCTGAAACCACAGTGGCCAAGGCAGCAAAGGAAGAGCTTTCCACATCCACAGTGCCACCCCAAGCGCTCACTGCGGTGGCAAAGTCGGATTCCCAGCTGTTCAGTGAGCTCCTTGAGAGGGAAGGGCTGTTCTTCCCAGAGGTGCCAGAGGAGCAGATCAGAG TGCTGGGCAGCTCCGATGAGGCGAGCGAGAGGGGCTCACTGGCCAAGATGGCAGCCGTGGTGGACGTgatccagagcagcagctcagagctggggctgtgcttAGCCGGGCTCAAGCATATCATGAAGATCCTGGAGGAGGAGCCTGAGCCCGAGCTGCGAGTCGGCAAAgtccaggctgggctggggaccagGAGTGTTGG GGAGAAGCTGGTGAAGGTGGTGGTGGAGCTGCTGAGCACTGAGGTGGCAGAGAAGGCCCTGGTGGTGGTGACGCTGCGGCTGCTGGCCATGCTGATGGTGAAATACGACTGGCGCGTGGCATTTGCCACAGAGGGCGGTGTGTGTGCCGTGCTGGCCAGCATGCAGCAGCACGCCTCCTCCGCCCTGGTGCAGCAGGCCGGCCTGGCA GCCCTGAaggtgctggtgggagctgtggcCGGCGAGCCAGGAGGTGCCAGTGGGAAGATCTTGCCCCTGAACCAGGCTGATGCGCAGATGATGCGAGAGATCTTTGCCAGCATTGGCTCTGCTTCCAGCGAGGGCTCGGCAAGCCTGCTGAGTGCCATCCCTGCTGCCGTGAGCACCATGCAGAGAGTGCCAGG gggCTCCTCAGGCGTGCAGAATGGGTTGCTGGTGGTGAACATGCTGATCGATGGCCACCGgggcctggcagagcagctgttGAGCTGTGACCTCCACAcggtgctgcagagctgctggtgggacagGCAGAGCACCGGCTGCCCTCAGGCTATGCTGGCCCTCAGTGCCATCAACCGCTTGGCAGAGCACCGGCTGCCTCTGCGCCTGGAGATGGCAG GCAGAGAGGTGCCACTGGGCCTGGGGGACGTGCAGACactgctgggcagcctgggggACAACAGCACCTTGTCcaaggaggtggtggtggtccTGGAGCGGCAGCTCTGTGCCGAAGGCCCCGTCCCCTCTGGTGaggcagcccagctgctgcaggaccacGGGTGCTTCAGGTTGCTGCTGCGCAGCttgaagctgctggggacagagaaggCCATGAGCTTGAGCATCCTCAG GATCCTGAACAAGTTCCTGGAGGGTTACCAGGAGGATGTGCTGCCTTGGCACGAGTGTGTGGAGCCCTGtttgttctccctgagtgcgCACAGCAGCGATGGGGAG GTGGTGCAGGAGGTTGTGGGCTTCTTGCACCGCCTGGCCAGTGCCAGCAAGGACTGCGCCGTGGTGATGTGCCGTGCGGGCTCTCGTGAGGCTCTGGCCAAAGCCCTGGACAAGCACCGCACAGCCCCGTCACAGGCACCAGCCCTGCTCGACCTGGTGACCGACTGCGAGAAGTACAGCAGCCTCTGCAGGAAGCTGACAACCAGCATCTTGGCTGGCTGCATCCAG CTGGTGCTGGGGCAGATAGAGGAGCACCGCCGGAGCCAGCAGCCCATCAGCATCCCCTTCTTTGACGTCTTTCTGCGCAACCTGTGCCGAG GCTCCAGCGTGGAGGTGAAGGAGGACAAGTGTTGGGAGAAGGTGCAGGTCTCCTCCAACCCCCACCGGGCCAGCAAGCTGACAGACAGGAACCCCAAGACCTACTGGGAGTCAAACGGCAGCACCGGCTCCCACTTCATCACTGTCCACATGCAGTGTGGGGTGCTGGTCAG GGAGATGAGCATGCTGGTGGCCAGCGAGGACTCCAGCTACATGCCGGCCCGTGTCGTGGTGCTGGGGGGTGACAGCCCAACCACCATCAGAACCGAGCTCAACGCG GTGACCATCCTGCCTTCAGACAGCAGAGTGGTCCTGCTGGAGAACATGACCCGCTTCTGGCCCGTCATCCAGATCCGGGTGAAGCGATGCCAGCAG GGCGGCATTGACACACGTGTGCGTGGCATCGAGGTGCTGGGTCCCAAGCCCACGTTCTGGCCCGTCTTcagggagcagctgtgctggcgAACGTTCCTCTCCTACACTGTTCAGGCTCATGCCTGGTGCCAGGAGATCTGCCAGGACCGGGGACGACTACTGCAGCTCTTTGGCAG GCTGAACCAGGCTCTGCGGCACGAGCAGGGCTTTGCCGACCGCTTCCTGCCTGACGATGAGGCAGCCCAGGCCTTGGGCAGGACGTGCTGGGAGGCCCTGGTGAGCCCCTTGGTGCAGAGCATCACCAGCCCAG ACCCCGATGGCATCAGTGCCCTGGCCTGGCTGCTGAGGGAGTACCTGGAGAGTGTGGAGCTGCCCCGCCGCGCCACCAGCCGCAGTGCTGTCTTTGGTTCCCGCGTGCGGCGCCTGACCCAGCTCCTGGTGCACGTGgaccccagcagcacagagccagAGGAGGCGAGAGCAGCTG GCgggcaggagaggaagaacaAGGAGGTGCCAGCCAGGGCTGCGAAGGCAGCGGTGGAGGGGTCGAGCAGCCTGTGGGGCATTTCACAGTGCTGGCGTGGCGTGGTGCAGCAGCAG GTGCAGGGGTTCCTGGAGGTGGCAGGGGAGGCACCAGACTTCGTGGAACGATACTGTGGGCTGTACCAGCGCCTGCGTGGGGCCACAGAGGAGCTCTTTGGGCAGCAGGCCGCCTTCATGCTGGCCCTGGGCCAGGGCTTTGGGGGGGCTTTGCTGCAGCTCTCCTTCCTCGCCACCCTGCAC GTGAGCGAGCAGTTTGCCCGCTACCTGGACAGGCAgatccaggagctgcagggggctgcgggcagCGTGGGGCcaatgcagcagctgcagcagatccTGGAGCCCTTTGTCGTCTTCAGTGGCCTGGAGCTTGCTCACACCTTTGAGCACTTCTACCG GCACTACCTGGGGGACCGGCTCCTGGCGCAAGGGTCGTCTTGGCTGGAAGGAGCTGTCATGGAGCAGATTGGGCTGTGCTTCCCCAGCCGCTTCCCCCAGGAGATGCTGAGGAACTTGGCCGAGTCAGAGGAGCTCCAGCAGCAGTTTTACCTCTTccggctgcaggagcaggacaagtggctgctggagctggacaCGGGCCTGGACGAG gtgctggggacagcctCGGTGGCGGATGTGCCGGAGGTGAAGGTGCTGGCCCTGTCCCCACGCTGCTGGCCCGTGTCCCCATTCTGCTACATGGATGAACCTGGGAGGTTTTTCTCAGCTGCCCTGAGGTCCCCTCTGGATGAgtttgctgccttctgcaggcaGA GCCAgagccagctgggctgggagcgcTCGAAGCCTCGGCGGCTGCAGTGGACATGGCTGGGCCATGCCGAGCTGCAGTTTGGAGACTGCGTCCTCCACGTGTCCACCCTGCAGATGTACATCCTGCTGTGCTTCAACAGTGCTGAG gaggtggctgtggAGGCCCTGCTGCAGGCCACCGGGCTCCcggctgagctgctgcaccaCGCTCTGACACCGCTGACCCACAGCGAGGGCGTCCTGGTGCGGAGCTGCACGCCGGGAG GTGTGCTACAGTTGAACCAGGCAGCCCTGGCCTGTGCCTCTGGCTGCCACCTGaggctgctgccccagcagagGTACCTATGGGCAGAAAAGGCTGATGTCAGCACcctggaaaggaagaggaatgtCCTCTGCTGCCTCATCACTCGCATCCTCAAGGTGGAGAAGCAGCTCCACATTGACAACCTGGTGTTTAGG GTGATTGATGCCTGTCAGAAGGGCCAGTTGTGTTCAGGGCTGCAGTTCTTGAGCTTCTTCTGCCACAGTGTGGACGTGCTGTCCTGTGTCCTGCACTTACTGAACCAGGGCTATCTCCGGCGCCAGGAGGAGAGGCCTCATGTCTTGGAATACGTCTCTGCTGAACCCACAACACCCCCTACCTCTCAGGTCCAGCCCCAGGTTGCCTTCCAGACTGTAGAGATCAAGACAGCAGCAAGCCCAGCCTCTGCTGAAAGGAGACAGACCTTTTCTACATTCAGGTAG